AAGTGGACTCGGGGTTCTCATGTTCCACCGCCGGGAGGCGGACGACGATGACCGGAATCGTTTCCAGGAGCTTCGACTCCGCAGACGAGACCCGCCCCTTCGACGGGGGCATGGGCCGGCTGGACCTGCTCAACACGGACAAGGGCCAGGTCGGCAGGGCCGTGTTCGAACCCGGCTGGCAGTGGACCAAGCACGTGAAGCCGATCGCGGGCACCGACAGTTGTCAGGCGCACCACGTCGGCTACGTGGTCAGCGGGCGCATCAAGGTCGTCTCGGACGGCGGCGACAGCGCCGAACTGGGCCCCGGGGACTTCTACGAGATCCAGCCAGGACACGACGCCTGGGTGCTCGGCGACGAACCCTGCGTGGCACTGGACTGGGTCGGCTTCGGCGACTACGCCGTGCCGTCAGGTTCCTGACCCTCCAGGGCCCGGGAAGCCGCGGGGAGGGGCCGGAGGCCCGCGGGAGGTGCTCCGGCGGAGCGGTCACGCGTGCCCGAAGCGC
This genomic window from Streptomyces showdoensis contains:
- a CDS encoding cupin domain-containing protein — translated: MTGIVSRSFDSADETRPFDGGMGRLDLLNTDKGQVGRAVFEPGWQWTKHVKPIAGTDSCQAHHVGYVVSGRIKVVSDGGDSAELGPGDFYEIQPGHDAWVLGDEPCVALDWVGFGDYAVPSGS